ATACCACCACTCTGTTGTTCTGTTTCTGTTTGTACCCTCTAAACGGTTTTTACTACTCTCTTTTTTGTTCTCACGTATCTAAATATTCCCTCACAAATATACACACTTTCCCATCCTGCTACGTAGTACATTCTTTTATCTCATGTTGTGGCCAAGcttgaaacaaaaatttaataccACCAACtttatcaaaaatgaaaaaaatagttttattttttgactttctttttttcttcataaaaatttattaaaactttCATAAAAAGATGCATcgattaaatatatatatatatatatatatatatatcctttttaGATTGTTATATAAATGCTTCATtgattattttacaatctacaTTTATTTCGATAAATAcgataaaattttaacttatgacATTCGGTGTCTGATGATTGTTCACTATTATCATCAGACACCaattagttgagctaactggaatttacaaaatttatttgttaattatcTTTCATCACTCATTATTATCAGACACCAAGTAGTTGAAttaaccaaaacccacaaatttatttactacttatcttcatcttttattatcatcatcagACACTaatcagttgagttaactgatactcacaaatttatttacactacttattttcatttttttattgaagtcCAAAAAACTAGAAACTTTTTGACCCTCAAatttagttgaaaaaaaaaaaaacataattaacaTAATTTGTAAACTAGATTATTTCAGATAGATCAAACTGATTTGTGACACCCTAACAATTGATCCCAAATGATTTTCTCAGATATTTATTAATCACATACGTAGTGTACGCCAAAATAGAGTTGGGAAGCATTAAATAACATAAACGATATacttaaagtaaaaaaagataattattGCAAAGAGTTATAATTACATCTTAACTGGTACAAAGCTTACCATATTTGTTGAGAACGCGTAAAGAAAACGCGCCTGAAGATGAGAGTGGGATTATGATATAGTTACGTTGTCGTGGCTAAAACTGTAATTTTCTAACCAATCAGAGGGTATCCTTTTAATTTGCCACTACCACTACTCTCTCCCACGGCTTTTGCTTCTGTGCCCGTCTCCGACCCATAcacactcactcactcactcactcactcacggCACTCTCTCACAGCTCAGACACCTTTTAGAGAGAGACAGacacactcacactcacactcacactcacactcactcacacacacaatCCTATTCACACtcattctctttctccttcttaCACTCGCACTCGCACTCGGAGACTTTCTTTATGTATAAATTCGTCGCaaccccaaatccaaaaccaatacagccatttttatttttgctgctTCAAATCTTTCTTCCAAATCcctagaagaagaaaaaaataagattgaGATTTTGCGAGATGCCACCTCAGCTTCACCCACCTTCGCCGCCGGGCAGTCTCCGCCGCCTCGACGCCAAAATCTGGCGAGCCTGTGCCGGCACCTCCGTCCAAATCCCCATCGTTCATTCTAGGGTTTACTACTTCCCTCAAGGACACGTGGAGCAATCCTCTCCTCCTCCGACTTTTCTCTCCCCTACCGTTCTCTCCAGGCCTCTCATTTCTTGCCGAATCTCCGCCGTTGATTTCCTCGCCGATCCGGTTACCGACGAGGTTTTCGCCAGGCTCCTCCTCCATCCTATTCACGCTCAACAGAACTTCGTCGACTGTCCATCGGAACCTTCTAGGAGCCGAAACGACGTCGCCGCCGCTGCGGGTGAGGATAAAATCCTGTCCTTCGCGAAGATTCTCACGCCGTCCGATGCCAACAACGGCGGCGGATTCTCCGTCCCGAGGTTCTGCGCCGACTCAATCTTTCCTCCGCTGAACTACCAGGCTGAGCCGCCGGTGCAGACCTTGTCCGTCACCGACGTTCACGGCGTGGTCTGGGAATTCCGTCACATCTATCGCGGAACTCCGAGGCGCCACTTGCTCACCACCGGCTGGAGCAAGTTCGTCAACCACAAGAAGCTCGTCGCCGGCGATTCCGTCGTGTTCATGAGGAACACGAGGGGCCAGATGTTCGTCGGTGTCCGGCGCGCCGTGCGGTTTAACAACGACTGCGCCGCCGCCAGGTGGAGCTCGCAGATAGGCGGCGGGACTACGAGGCTGAAGCCCGAGGACGATAGTGCCTGTGCCAGAGACGGATTCTCGAGGAGCGGGATGGGGAAGTTATCGGCAGAGGCGGTGGCGGAGGCCGCGGAGTTAGCGGCGCAGGGCTTACCATTCGAGGTGGTGTATTATCCGAGGGCCGGGTGGTCGGACTTTGTGGTGAAGGCAGAAGTGGTTGAAGAAGCCCTGAATGTGTTCTGGACCTCTGGGATGAAAGTGAAGATGGCAATGGAGACTGAGGATTCTTCCAGGATGACGTGGTTTCAGGGAACGGTTTCGGCTGCTGTTGTTCCGGATGGTGGGCCATGGCAGGGCTCTCCTTGGCGCATGCTTCAGGTATAAGACATACATTCATTTGTTGTTACAttgttttttgtaattatttgtGATTGGCttgtttctgatttttattccaaaattattgaatattgatAGAGGCTGTGCTGTGTTTAGAATAGTGTGATTTAATGTCCTTTGTGGTCTAATAAGGGGCAAATGTATGAAGCccgcctacatcaaaaactaattggtgtatTGGTCCGACAAAAATGAGCAATAATCATGGAGTGGGCCATAGGTTCAAATCTATCATAcctatcgaaaaaaaaaaaaaaaagggaacccATTTTGTTTTAGGGGGAAATATGCAGTTGTTGTATACATATCAAGGTAAATATTAGTAATGTAGCTActgctttctcttttttggctgaTGAAGCTCTACATTTGCTTCTATTGATGCATTGAAGTAGGTGGTCTGAGTACACTCATTGAACAGATGTGCCCTTTTTCTGTTATGTCTCATGAGACGATATCAACATGAGCATAggttctgtttttttttcttctttttttttttgggggggggggggggatattTTTATTGATGAGGATTAAATTGCTTTTGTGTTTGGATATTTGACAACGATGGGCTGTTTTTGAATCTTCCAATGCAATGGCGGaggataaataaaatatttattgttaattgCACATTTCCTGTTTACCTTATGATTTATGTTTGATGTGAATAGACGTTGTAAGGGAATGAGACTGTTTACATCCTATACAGTTTTCTTTTCCTAGAATGAAGCAGATTGGAGTTAGCTGCAGTCAAGATTAGTTTATAGGTCCTGGATGAGCATTACAAGGTCAAACAGTCCTTATAATTATGATCCAGATTTGGGGATGTATTAAGtctttatacatacatataaatttGTGCTTCTGTGTGTGCTTGTGTGAACACTgtataactatatttttaagCTGTTTGTGTGCGATATTATTATATCTTGCTGATTACCTTTTGAGATTTGGAAGTTTGCAAGCTTTGTTGCACTTTTACAAACCTAAAAATATTGGTAGATTAAACATACACTTGTAGTGTTTATGCTTTACATTTATATGCTCTGATTATCTGAATTTATGCTTCTGATTTATAAACTATACAATGAAAGTGAACTAATGTTGATAGGGGTATTCCTTTGCTGCCAAAATTTGGTTTTTAGAATGGTTTATGATGCTGCTAGTGTCTCTGCAAAAATTTCTTTGGTGCTTAGTGAATGGTCAAGAGCTTTGGCATCCTGCCAGATTAGATGACTTAGTTATGGTGCAGGGAAAGACTTAATGAGATTCAGCTGGTGGGGAAGGATAAGGCAGAATGGTTGACACCTACAAATAAGGTGTTTAGTTGTAGTGTGAAAAGATCCTATGTTGTTTGGTGGAGGCTGGTTTGGTCTCCTAAAGCTATTTCCAAGTATGCTTTTCTATGTTGACTAGCTCTGAAAAATAGGCTTTCCACTAGGCAATGGCTTGCTGTTTGGGGATATAAAGGAGATTtgttatgtgattttttttgtagaaataGAATTGAGCTATtgaacatattttatttttgtgctcGTTCTCTAAATTGGATATGGTGTGCTGTTttaaagttttcttttcaaCAGAAGAATTGGAAGTTGGCTTGAGGAGATCATTGAGCTGTGAAAGAGCTTAAAggaaaagttttcaaaagttgATTGGGAGGGTGGCATGGGTTGCTGTGTTAAACCGTATATGAATGAAGCATAATGCTAGAATTCAAACAAAGAGAGTTTGTTCTGAATGTGAAATTCTTAAAGATATTTAAGAAGGATGTTAGATACAAGTTAATAGTGAGTAAAGTTTTCTAGTGCTCTATTCAGAATAAGTGTCTTTGTAGCTTATGGAGAAttcctttttctgtttttgataGGGGGTAGTTTGTTTTAGCTTGTTTCTGGTTTCCAGATTGTTCTCTTCGTAGCTTTTTTTCTGCTCtgttttttgatgaatgaatttagcttattcattaaaaaaaaaatgttgataagGATACTGGCAACTTGCTTCTTTGCTTTATGCTGTGAAACTTGGTTTCAGCAGTATAATTGTCTTTCTAAGTTAATAATATGGgtatatgtgtgtatatttagttacttatatatatatatatatatatataaaaggtgtATTTAGTATGGTTGTGGTGACATAGTAGATTATGACTTTTGATATACCTCTTAGAATTATTGAGATAATATTGTAATActacaacaaatcacaaaatttCTTACCTGCTTTACGTATTGACTCATTCAGTTTTTGTAATCCTTTCTCTATATTATAGGTCACATGGGATGAACCTGAAGTTCTGCATAATGCCAAGAGAGTGAGTCCTTGGCAAGTTGAGGTTCTTTCACCAACAGCACCTGTCCACACTGCATTTCCCCCCACAAAGAAATTCAGAACCCCTCAGAGCTCTGGTCAGCTAACTGATGGAGAGGGtgatcttttctttcctttctcagGATATACTAATTCAACAATGGGACAAATGAGCCAAACATTGTTGAATTATAACAATTTTCCTGCTAGCATGCAGGGAGCCAGGCAAAATCTATTCAGCAAATCCAGTTTATCCAACTTCCTAAGTGAAAACAATATGTGCATTGATAATTCCTTTGGCAACAACTCGGTGCCAAAGTTGAAAAGTGTGTCTACTGAGCTGAATATTGGAAGTTCACAGTCTGAAAACTTATCACCTGATAGCCAAAGTAGTATGCACTCCTCCTTTGGAACTGAATTCGTTGGAACCCAATACTGCAGCTCACCAAAAGTTGGTACTGGGTCCTTTCAGTTGTTTGGTAAGATTATTCATACGAATCAGCCTGTTGAAAGTGGGTTCGATGACATTGGTTGTGCAGAAGATGATGGCAGTAAAGGGTACAATGAAACAGATGACGTAAACAACCCACTAGATCATTCTTTGAATTACACAAAACTGCTTGACAGGCTTGATGTTCAATGCCAGAGAGCCTCAGCTGTTGGGGCATGTAATTTGTGAACTAGTGGTTGCATCTATGTCATGCAGATAAATAGCTGTACAGGTACGCTATTTGCACACTGGACTTGACTAACCTGTAGGTTCACATTTGAAATCAATTGGTGCTAGTACCCAAAGAAATTTTGTACAATTAGTTGTAGTATCAATCTTCTCTAGTTTTGTACATGTCCTTTTGTGACAGCAGGTACGTGTGGGTTGTTACTAACTTAGTATCATATAATATAGGGCTACTAATAATTGtccattttaaatattttacttgGTGTTTATAATTTGAATATTCTATCACTTACTTCTGATATTACGTGTTACAGAATATGCTTTCCATACTATGCCCATCTAGGGCCTGCATTTTGTGCAACAGAATACTGCAATTGCCTTAGTGAAACTGTCTGAATACAAATTCATTTCCAATGTTACAtacttaaaaagttaaaatgagTGTCTTGTTCAATGCATAGAAACTCAggttcattttaatttatggcATATAGATGGATATTATGAATTACTAAGCAGTGGAAATATCATGCATTAAAGTCATTACCAGCTACCTGTTTGACGTCCAAAAAAGTTGGCTACTCCTTCCAGAACTTAAAATTGTCTTGGCTTGTCCTTAAAACATTTTAGAAACTAGCATGTATGTAATAAATTAGACTGATACTTTAGTGTGAGGATCAGTACAGCTGCTGAAGCCTTACTGATGACTGGCTTTGAGGTCAGTTTATCCTTTGATCCAAATTAGAGTGATAAACTAAACGTTGGAGCTCATAGGTTTTAGAACACTCATAAATATGTTTGGgttcatcaaaaacaaaaaaagaaggtttgggttagaaaattcactttcaaataataaataaatctctTCTTTaccccttttatatatatataattttggtgtGTTGAGTTTAAAAGTTGGCACATAAGTTGGTAAAGcctatgtagtaaaatttgcaATATCCATAGCATTACTCAAAGGTTTTGGTGAcctatatttttctttcctctttattGCAGGTACTTAAGGCAGGCAGGAGGAAGCTGATTACCAATTGACTCTTCCAGTGGTCATTATGTTGGTTTATTTTAGTTTTGCTATGTTGGGAACTTGAAACTGTGGTAGACTTGGTTTTGGTTGTTTAACTCAAGGGTAAGATGTCAGTGTGACAGATGTTATGCAATATTTCTAATTGCGGTAGTTTGCCGTATTTGCGGTAATTTGGTCTTATTTCGTTGTGAATGGTAGGGATTAAAGCCTATTATTCCTTAACAAAAAGCATTCTAGAGTAATTCACATTTCAGTCCTGTGAATATCATTTCATTAGGCAAATATGTCATGTCAATGCATCCAGAGTAGATCTGCTTGCGCTTAATATGAAtgtgttttctttctcattacCGTTTACCATATAGTATTTGCTTGTTCTGGAATGGAAGctgttttcaaaattgttattCTGGAGGACATGGTTTGCTGGATTTGTAAGTCGCTATGCAATGGTTTGGAGGCATCACCAATTATTTGACAATTCATAAAACATCACGCTACTCATTAAATTGGATAAACTAATCATATGACTCATTTAATAGGTCATATGATTTAAAATACACATGGATGGTTGTTTGAATCACCACATAGTAATCTAAATTAACTTTTTCATTGATAAAGTATTGAGAAGAGGGCAATTACGTACTGCTTGGGTAGTTGGGAGGACTGTTTGGAATCATGATTTGTAGAAAATTGTATTAGGAATTATTAAAACTTCGAGAGAGCCAGTGCCAATTCAACCCGATCTTTGGCAGGAATGGAGTAGAGAAAAAGGGGAACAATTAATAAAACTGTGTAATTCCATATAAGTAATTTATTTCGATATGTTGGTAATCACTCTCTCACTCTTAAGTGtgcatttctttctctctctacctctTTGTTGAATGGTTGCAACTTGATTTACGATGAACAAGTCATAAATGAAACACAAAGTAAGTTTAATCAAGAGCTTTGTTTCGGTTActaccgcacacccttggtgtaatgatcactccacaaatataagtgtttgtgaggTGAGGGGGGAAAAGAGCTAAGGTTCAAGTCTTTATAAGAgagcttcacatacatatatacttaaattaggttggagtaaaatttttatcttgtataaaaaaaaaaatagtaatataatgaATAGCATAGAAGCATAAAGGTCTTGAGATTGAAATGAGTTCATAGTTTGGAActttaattgacaaaattaaaaacctaagaCCTAATATGAAACATGATATAAACTTAGggtcttttatataatttttggttaaaaaaatagactaatataaatgattaataaattacacataataatttgatatttgatagAATTATTTACAAGCATATACAATCTAATCTCAaatctatacatatatattataaaaaaaatatacatatgatattataaatataaaatagctcttttattatcaaaccaagacaacagtcagtttttggtgtagacggaGATTAaatcccagatctcttatttaactatcaaagactttaccaattgattTAACTGGAACCACAAATCAAATATCatacttgtttgtttgtttgcaaacacgttattttatttgaggttGAACACTCCCTAATAAGTGTAAATAAATGACAACATAATTATAAAAAGTAAATCTAGGATGAACTTGatctaaacaaataataataataataagagggttgttgataataaataaaatgatatgggCAATAAAGATTATTCGTACAAATCTATAAGATAttattatattcaaaattatGGAGGCACCATGAAATTCTTTCGATTTTATTTTATGCCTTTGATGGAATTCTTTGGAGGTATAGAAATCATTAGAAAGTAGGTAATTAATTGGTTTCATTTTCGGTTTCACCCACCCAAAATTATGAAGTAAAAAGGAAGGGGTGGGGAGGGGGGAGAAAACGGACATAAAAGAAGACACTGGAagcttatcaacaaaaaaaaaaaaggaagagaagacGGTGGAGctgtatttatttattcatttaacaCCGGAAACCAAACGAGCACGACGAGTGTATTGTTTGTAGTTCACCAACCCCAACCCCAAACCCAAAGCTCATTTCATTTTTCTGAGAAATAATCAAAAAGCAAAGGCAATAGTAATTAtggcactctctctctctaatcacTATCACTATCACTCTCTCTTTGCTCCTCCTCGTCTTTCTGtttcttcgtcttcgtcttcacCAAACTCCTCCAAATCCAAAACCCTAGCCTTTTTTCATCGACCGATTCTAGGTTTTACTCTCACCAACTCATCTCCAGTCACCAACAAATGCAGCAGCAGCCGCTCCTTCAAATCTTATCTCGCTGCCCAAGATTCCGAAGTCCCCACTGTACTACGCTTCTCACTCTTACTTCTACatatttgttattataaatCTTAACATTGTTTATTTTTCTGATTCAGAATTATTAGTTACTTTTCAAATTataggattttaatttttgcacccctaaattatagggtttaaaaGTGTATTTTCCCCCTCAAAAGTTAATATacttcttttaataaatttgctTTTGAATTTAATCCATGTTTTGACTGCACAAAGCATGTTTTAGTTACTCatttaaccaatcaaatgctAGGAGACTGTTGCTACAGATTTAGTTACACACACTTAGTATAAATAGCTATGTTATGCCTTTGTAAAGTATAGTTTTATTGATAATTGAATGAGAGTTAAGTCTTTAGACTTGTGTTTGAGGACGAGGGTTCTTCATCCGCCGAAACAAGTTTTTCTCTTGTCTTGTCTTTTCTTTGGATGCGTTTTATTATGCTGCGTAACTCCTTATTGCCAAGGAGCTCTAGCACAAATGGCACTTTCTCCTCTTATAATTATGGGATGGAAGTGAGGTCATGGATTTAAGACTCCCTGGATGTGTgtgttattgaaaaaaaaaaaaaaaacccctttatGGTTccttattgaaaaatattgtctGAATAATAGTAGTTTTCATTGGAAGTGTCTTTGTGATTCAGATATAAAAGGTCAAATGGGTATAAGTGATCTTTTGTAATGACTCAATGGATGTGTATAGGTCCTACTAGAGTTGAATGTGCGAAGTCTATTTGAACTCTCACCAAGTTTGACATTgagggtttatttatttatgaatctAATCTAAAGAAGGGCTTTTgagagagaaggggggggggggggttctcAAGCTATTGTTTGAGGAAATGTGAGCATTCTGATTGGAAATGTGTTTGAGGGTgcaattacacacacacacatatattatcTTGCTATTTTAATAGCAAAAATGTACTAATGacagagagaaaacaaaatttccttTGCTAGAGAAAGGGAAGGGtacatgtaaaatttcaaaatttaacaaTGCCAGTAATCCAGTACATGCTATTGGTATGCTTCAGTCATCATATCAAGCATCTCCTTAATTGTATTCCCAATTGCATATTTGATTTATACATTCACATTACCCACCTATCACCCAAGAGCTTATATCTTGGATTCTGTGTTAATACAAAgtcctaatttttcaattttgaatattcaacattttgaattttactttttctattatttaaatctgtgtgtttttaaatttgtcaTCCATGCTTTATCTCTCTCCTTTTTGACACTAAATAGGATAGTAAGAGTGCAAAAATCTGTTGGAAGTCTCTTATTTTCATTAATCAGCATACATGAATTCAAATCATTATCGTGTTTTAGTTATTTTACTGATATAATTTGTAAACATTTTATCTTTTCCTTACCCAGACAAATGATTTAGAGGAGGCAGGTGAGAATGATGTACAAACATCAGAAAGTGGAGCAGATCAACAACATTTATCCAGTTTAACGACCCTCATAAAAGTTTACAAGGAAGCCATTCTTGCTGGAGATGAAAAGACTATATCTGATATTGAGGCTAGGATACACGTaatagaaaatgagaaaaatgaattGGTCCAGAATGTATTAACTTTATCAACAGAAATTGCTTCTGGGAAGGAGAAATATATCCGCCTACAAGCAGATTTTGACAATTTTAGGAAAAGATCGGAGAAGGAGAGACTTACCATAAGGTCTGATGCCCAAGGAGAAGTTATTGAGAGTCTCTTGCCCATGGTGGACAATTTTGAGAGAGCCAAGCAGCAGCTTAAACTAGAAACagaaaaggaacaaaagatTGATGCAAGTTATCAGGGTATATATAAGCAATTTGTGGAGATAATGAGAAACTTACGTGTGGCTGTTGTAGCCACAGTAGGAAAGCCATTTGATCCCTCAGTAAGTGAAAGCTTTTGCTACTTAAATCAGTTTCATGTTCTCTGTTAAGTATTTATGTTGTCTTTTTGCTTGCTTGTTCATTCTTGTGA
The sequence above is drawn from the Quercus lobata isolate SW786 chromosome 12, ValleyOak3.0 Primary Assembly, whole genome shotgun sequence genome and encodes:
- the LOC115972270 gene encoding auxin response factor 17 gives rise to the protein MPPQLHPPSPPGSLRRLDAKIWRACAGTSVQIPIVHSRVYYFPQGHVEQSSPPPTFLSPTVLSRPLISCRISAVDFLADPVTDEVFARLLLHPIHAQQNFVDCPSEPSRSRNDVAAAAGEDKILSFAKILTPSDANNGGGFSVPRFCADSIFPPLNYQAEPPVQTLSVTDVHGVVWEFRHIYRGTPRRHLLTTGWSKFVNHKKLVAGDSVVFMRNTRGQMFVGVRRAVRFNNDCAAARWSSQIGGGTTRLKPEDDSACARDGFSRSGMGKLSAEAVAEAAELAAQGLPFEVVYYPRAGWSDFVVKAEVVEEALNVFWTSGMKVKMAMETEDSSRMTWFQGTVSAAVVPDGGPWQGSPWRMLQVTWDEPEVLHNAKRVSPWQVEVLSPTAPVHTAFPPTKKFRTPQSSGQLTDGEGDLFFPFSGYTNSTMGQMSQTLLNYNNFPASMQGARQNLFSKSSLSNFLSENNMCIDNSFGNNSVPKLKSVSTELNIGSSQSENLSPDSQSSMHSSFGTEFVGTQYCSSPKVGTGSFQLFGKIIHTNQPVESGFDDIGCAEDDGSKGYNETDDVNNPLDHSLNYTKLLDRLDVQCQRASAVGACNL
- the LOC115971356 gene encoding uncharacterized protein LOC115971356, which translates into the protein MALSLSNHYHYHSLFAPPRLSVSSSSSSPNSSKSKTLAFFHRPILGFTLTNSSPVTNKCSSSRSFKSYLAAQDSEVPTTNDLEEAGENDVQTSESGADQQHLSSLTTLIKVYKEAILAGDEKTISDIEARIHVIENEKNELVQNVLTLSTEIASGKEKYIRLQADFDNFRKRSEKERLTIRSDAQGEVIESLLPMVDNFERAKQQLKLETEKEQKIDASYQGIYKQFVEIMRNLRVAVVATVGKPFDPSLHEAIAREESQEFKEGVVIQEFRRGFLLGDRLLRPAMVKVSAGPGRKKAPVATEKSTEHPATAAGIDER